cacagtgataagtgagcaagggtcgctgtatccccatcggcacccggatgcagtgttaaatgagcaagggggccatagaaacttcttttcgaacgactccactcaaagttgtttgggagcatatgctcctatcaactttacccgggacacacaaaagaagtactttgatcctattagacgggggagggtgaagaagctaggacagaagggtagagttcaagagagcaaaatgcgtttaggaacgtggaatataggaaccttaacgggaaaatctatggaagtagtggaagttatggtgaggagaaggataaatattatgtgcctacaagaaactaagtgggttggtagtaaggcaaaggatctagaaaactcagggtttaaactttggtattcgggcacaaatagaacgagaaacggtgttggcatcatcgtggacaagaccttggtacaagatgttgtagatgtcaagagggtaggagatagaatcatggcaatcaagattgtaataggacaagaacttatcaatgtgattagtgcgtacgcacctcaagtagggttggatacgagttcgaaggagaaattttgggaagatcttggagacttggtgcaaggaattgctcagacggagaagttatttataggaggagatttaaatggacacgtgggcagggagacaggcaactatggaggttttcatggtggccatggttttggggagagaaacgaggatggggaagctatcttggattttgcaatggcatatgatctcttcttagccaacaccttctttaagaagagagaagaacatgtgatcacctacaagagtgggtcgtcaaaaacacaaatagattttcttctaatgaggaaaggggatcgtataacttgtaaggattgcaaagttataccaggagagagcgtggctaatcaacatcgcttgttggtgatggatgtacatatcaaaagagtaagacaaaagaacaagacttggaagtgcccaaggactagatggtggaatctaaaagaagaaaaacaagtcattttcaaagagaaggtaatcacccaatgtgtgtgggatagagagggggaagctagccaaatgtgggattccatggctagttgtatccgaaaagtagcaaaagaggtattaggagagtccaagggctttgccccacaccaaaaggaatcttggtggtggaatgaggaggtacaaacaaaggtgaaggctaagaaggaatgttgtaaagccttatacaaggagaggaccgatgaaaatggtgaaaggtatagaaaagcgaagcaagaggcgaagaaagctgtcagagaagctaagttagcggcttacgacgatatgtataaacgactagataccaaagaaggagagttggatatctataaaccatctagagcaagggaaaagaagacaagggacctaaaccaagtgaggtgcatcaaggatgaggatggaaaggttcttgctacagagaacgcggttaaagacagatggagaggttattttcataatcttttcaatgaaggacatgaaatgagtgcttctttaggggagttgagtaactcagaagagtgtagaaactactctttttatcgtcgaatccggaaggaagaagtggttgtagctttgaagaagatgaagcataaaaaagcaataggcccagacaatataccaatcgaagtgtggaaacttttgggagagacaggtataacatggctcactgaccttttcaataggattttgaaaacgaagaagatgccaaatgagtggcgaacgagcactttggtgcctatctacaagaataagggcgacgtacaaaattgcatgaactataggggtattaagctaatgagtcatacaatgaagctctgggagagagtcattgagcatagattgaggcaagagacacgggtttcggacaaccaattcgggttcatgccagggcgctcaaccatggaggcaatctatctcttacgaagattgatggaaagatatagagatgggaaaaaggatttacacatggtctttatagatttggaaaaagcgtatgatagggtcccaagagacattctttggaggattttagagaagaaaggagtacgagtagcatatatccaagctataaaggatatgtatgaaggagcaaagactgccgtaagaactcatgaaggacaaaccgaaagctttcccataactgtaggattacatcaaggctcatccttaagtccttacctttttgcgttggtaatggatgagttaacaggacatattcaagatgatattccttggtgtatgcttttcgcagacgatatagtgttgatagatgaaactcaggaaggggtaaatgcaaagcttaacctttggagagaagtgttggaatctaaaggtcttcgcctaagccgatcaaagacagaatatatggagtgcaagttcagtgcaaatggaggccaaaacgagttaggggtgaggatcggagatcaagaaataccaaagagcgaccgttttcgttacctaggatctatcttgcaaaagaacggagaattagatggagatctcaaccatagaatacaagctggatggatgaagtggaagagtgcatccggcgtgttgtgtgaccgccgtatgccactgaagctcaagggaaaattttataggacggcaataaggccggcgatgctatatggcacagaatgttgggcggtgaaacatcaacacgtacacaaaatgggtgtagcggagatgaggatgcttcgttggatgtgtgggcacacgagaaaggataagattaggaatgaggatatccggggtaaagtaggagtagccgaaattgaaggaaagatgagagaaaatcggttacggtggtttggacatgtgcaaagaaggcctactgacgctccgattagaagatgcgactatgggacagaggttcagggccgaaggggtagaggaagacctaggaaaactttggaagagactctaagaaaagacctagagtacttggatctaacgaaggacatgacacaggatcgagcacaatggcgttctaagattcatatagccgatcccactcagtgacttggattttccaagtctccaaccgagaagttttcctcactcgggaaattaagggaacactaccccaacctacatgctccactcagaaagcttcaacatacaagcttcaacaaaagaaatttcagagaacttagcgaagaaggctttggtgtatttaacacaatacgttgaaatgaaggaaagcttatttattgatatccccgataagctacaaatatgtacatatacatgagtcaaaataaacacacaagagggagccttcacaaaggttgcttaggagaagtctcagcagtcggtagagccccagaaagagaaggcaccggagggggatcatttggagcctcagtactggacagaaccctagaaggaggaggcatcagaggttgatcattcagagcttcattacgcggtacagccccagaagacgaaggcaataaatgcctttggaacaaacccacaaatctctgatgatcaagtaaaacctgaccatcagtttccttcatctggtcaagcttcctcttcatgtttgtagcatagtcatgtgcgagccggtgcaactgtttattctcatgcttgagccccctaatctcctgtttgagactcatcacttcagccgccaatgattcaacttggcgggttcgagcaaataggcgttgggccatattagacacagaacctgcacactgaacactgagagccagcgaatccttaacagctaactcatcagaccgtttggaaagtagtctgttatctttgggagtgagaaggttcctggccaccaccgcagcggtcatatcattcttcatcacggaatccccaacggtaagaggaccagtaggggagacgaaggatgggcgccatatgttgtctggagaaggcggggctgcctcttcaacaaggttcaagtcaaaacgacggtcggaggggccagacatttttcaaaggtgttgaagagagaagaggtcggacaaatcaagatcttagaagtgcaagaatgaagcttctactggtggagattcaagtgtgctttggaacttaatgccagcccctataaaaatctgcactcgacggagcttcagaaatcgaagaggcgcctgctcagaaatcgaagaggcgtttgctttctcaaaagctgggctgcttagagatcacgagggttgatctcagaaatcgaagaggcgtttgctttctcaaaagttgggctgctcaaagaccacgaaggccgatctcagaaatcgaagaggcgctcgctttctcaaaagctgggctccccagagaccacgagggccgatctcagaaatcgaagaggcacctacttttccagccttgtcagcacctgtcacacgcacactcagctttgcggaaattatgggcattctgtcgaagacttctggggaagtagaaaacacatgaatcttactgttcaatcacccacttcccacacgcaacaatagctcatgggtaccacagataactttgccaaagttctctgccaaagttgagcacgtgaagcttgcagctcccactacatcgctctgaccaagaagggtaaaagaatagcaaagaaacagcactaacaaagtttagacccataaattttgaaggtctagctaccatattattacccacaagggtaaaggaacagtaccactgctggataattggaaagtccctgtgtgtcaacctctgtgcttcgtggcaaggtagactagcaaacattcccaacctttactcacattcgagaaaacactcccaataagattgcttgctccaaaatcgaagaggcaccgtcctccaaatctcgagagccagactcccaacatgactactttcttaaaaatcgaagagagggtaaaggaacagtaccattgctggataattggaaagttcctgtgtgtcaacctctgtgcttcgtggcatggtagactagcaaacatgcccaacctttactcacattcgagaaaacactaccaacaagattgcttgctccaaaatcgaagaggcaccgccctccgaatctcgagagccagactcccaacatgattactttctcaaaaatcgaagagacactgctccccgaatcttcgagagccagacccccagcatgattgctttctcaaaaatcgatgaggcatcgttctccgaatcaatcgaagaggcgctcgctttctcaaaagctgggctgctcagagaccacgagggccgatctcagaaatcgaagaggcacctacttttctagccttgtcagcacctgtcacacgcaacaatagctcatgggtaccacagataactttgccaaagttctctgccaaagttgagcacgtgaagcttgcagctcccactacatcgctctgaccaagaaaggtaaaagaatagcaaagaaacagcactaacaaagtttagacacataaattttgaaggtctagctaccatattattacccataagggtaaaggaacagtaccactgctggataattggaaagtccctgtgtgtcaacctctgtgcttcgtggcaaggtagactagcaaacatgcccaacctttactcacattcgagaaaacactcccaacaagattgcttgctccaaaatcgaagaggcaccgtcctctgaatctcgagagccagactcccaacatgactactttctcaaaagcgaagagagggtaaaggaacagtaccattgctggataattggaaagtccctgtgtgtcaacctttgtgcttcgtggcaaggtagactagcaaacatgcccaacctttactcacattcgagacaacactcccaacaggattgcttgctccaaaatcgaagaggcaccgccctccgaatctcaagagccagactcccaacatgattacttcctcaaaaatcgaagagacactgctctccgaatctcgagagccagacccccagcatgattgctttctcaaaaatcgaagaggcatcgttttccgaatctcgagagccagataccacagaccactttttcaaagtgctctgacagagttaaaacatgtgaaactggcagctcccactaccgtgctatgaccaagcagggtaaaggaatagcattactacttgttgttagggagactcctatatatgtcgacctccatccccaacggacaggcagacctgcaaaaatgctcaacccttcatcatatctgagagggcactcccaacgaagcctttcgaaatattcagctttctttccccccgataatacctctgcaaacaagctatactagagcaagaatatctcatatcatcagggttaaaagcaagagtatcccatatcatgctttttccctgtcttttcctttggcctcgtttttacctgcaagacaaggagaaagagagcaatcagtcagcacttggaatcaagcttccagccaggaactgactgcctggaaccccttacctgattacttacctggcattgctctcgagtactcatcttcaacatgttatgtttccagggaagattccgcatctgcttgaggaacagatagggcaagtgcgaaggatacaaggaagcatgtggagacaagcgtaacagcacacgtgccgatacatccattactctgtcaaaagcaaaagtatcccatatcagcagggtggaacgtactctagatttgatggacttgttttgaccctcaaattcttcagtcggccttatactctggaggaaaccagaaaaccctccagctcagttcaagaataagcctgtggaaagttacttcttcaaaagcaaaagtatctcatatcatctcttctcatttttcttctctttatccttcatgttgctgcaagatggggagaaggtgaacaatcagtcggagctctgattgcttaccttgtctgtcacctctttcagtagaccccctagctcggcgacttgggggacttctactacatggtttgtatcgcgcttgaccaagcctgaaactacaagtaagcttcaagtgaaattgatacattaccttgtgcatctccaccagttaaagataccacccctggatggaggaagagtacttccagagaagatgccacatctacctatgagacagataaggcaagtcaagacgacaccacactccgatacttagaagtttcgtgattacgagatcattctcccacaatatttcctaatgtcatttgtactaaatcattcacttgtactcactaaaggagagcttgaacctatgtacttgtgtaaacccttcacaattaatgagaactcttctattccgtggacgtagccaatctgggtgaaccacgtacatcttgtgtttgctttcctatctctatccatttatatacttatccacactaatgaccggagcaatctagcgaagatcacaaaaagcgaccgttttcgctacctaggatctatcttgcaagagaacggataattagatggagatctcaaccatagaatacgagctggatggatttagtgtaagagtgcatccggcgtgttgtgtgaccgtcgtaggccgcTGAAGCTCAAgataaaattttataggacggcaataaggccagcgatgttgtatggcacagaatgttgggcggtgaagcatcaacacgtacacaaaatgggtgtagcggagatgaggatgcttcgtgggatgtgtgggcacacgagaaaggataagattgggaatgaggatatccgaggtaaagtaggagtagtcgaaattgtaggaaagatgagagaaaattggctccggtgatttggacatgtgcaaagaaggccgactgacgctccagttcgaagatgtgactacgggacagaggttcagggccgaaggggtagaggaagacctaggaaaactttggaagagactctaagaaaagacttagagtacttggatctaacggaggacatgacacaaaaccgagcgcaatggcgttctaggattcatattagccgaccccacttagtgggaaaaggctttgttgttgttgttggtgattTTTTATGTTTCATAGAAATCTAGAACCTTGGAAAGGGGGGACTTTTTGATAAGCAAGAGGACCGCCAAAGGATTAAAAATCTTTACCCTTGTGATGTTGAGGAATTGAACATGCATTGACGATTGACGAACCATTCCAGCTAAATACCATCAAAGGTATCTTCAAATAATTGAAAACGCAGCCAAGATTTATGAGTGGAGAATGAGTGTAGAACCCTAGAAagcgaaaaaaagaaagaacaatTTAAAGTATATCCCATGAACTACATCTTCTTACGATTTGTGAAGAAATAAACTATCACTTGCCTTCGCACAGTATACCTTTCttagtaatttttttattaattttctttaattcattcaatctcacgatgaaaaattgaaagagatgCATGAAAAGACAGGTAATAGTACGAAATGAAATAAGGGCCCGGAAAAACTGGTCAGAGAAAACCCGGCCCAACGGCCCATCAAAAGTACGTCATCAGATGGAGTGTCCGAACCGAAGAGTCGAAGCTGCGAGCCGGCTCTTAAAATCAGGGTTGCGATTCGATTGTTTGAAACAGTCTCTCTCTTCAGAAATTTCAGATCCAAAAAGTACAATTTCTTCGAAGCTCGCCCGTTGTCAGTACGATTAACCGTCTTCAGGAAACTTACAGGTAATTTCTTCGCTtgaatcttcaaatcttcacccGATCAGAAAAATTGgcaaaaccctaattccaaCGGTTGTTTCTTCTTCGTGCTATGTGATCTTGAAACCAATCGAGTTGGGTACTTTTGTAGTGTTGGATATGAGGAGGTACAGCCCACAGTACTATAGTCCTCCGAGGAGGAGCTACGGCggcggtggaggaggaggaggtgggcgAGGAAGGAGCCCCCCAAGAAGGCGCAAGGAGCAGAACAATGGAAGTCTTTTGGTCCGGAACATTCCTCTGGATTGCAGGTCCTGTGAACGACaagtttggatttttttggTGATTTTCACTGCTCTGTTTTCTGAAACTggggttttgtttaattttgcagAGCTGAAGAGCTGAGAGCTCCCTTTGAAAGATATGGGGAAGTTCGGGATGTCTACATTCCCAAGGACTACTACACTGGGTGAGCTTTACTTTTGTCAATGCTTGTTCGTAAGTCGATAATGGTTTCGTAGGTGATAATCTTGAAAAATAAACCTGAGCTTGCTGTGTTTGATAAGTGAATGAGCACTATCCATATCATATAAAAGCTTCAAACGGATGAATTCGTTTGTTTGAAGTCGACATCTATTTACATATCGTGCTTGTAGTTCATGCTAGTGAAACTCGGTTGATAAGCATGctatttgaaattttagttCTTTCAGATTCCATACATCTACGTTGTTGCATCCTTCCTTACAATGTGCAATGTATGTGgaatttcataaattatttttttttaaatatttattttccacTTTCATAGTGAATTTTTGAACTGGTTTGTCAGGGGTTGTGTTGGTttgaagtttgaaatttgaagttaAAACAAGCCCAAGCCTCACATTTGATGAAGGCCTACTGTTTATCATTGCATAACATAGTGGTACTCCAAGCGAGTTAGGAGTAATGTTCAAATGAAGAATCCTTCTTTTTTATGAAGCGAAATTATATAATTACAACAATCCAATAGAAGTTTGGTGAGGACAACGTTGATTTCAAGTGCTTCTTATAATcacaagaatgtgaagaatttgTGGCCAACGTTGATTTCAAGTGCTTCTTAAAGAATGGGAAGAATTTCCAAGTTACTTGCATGTTTTGAAGTTGCCTTTCATACTTGACTATAAAGAAAAGGTCAGCCACTAAGCTTCAATTTAACCTGCTTTACGTAAATTCAGCATCCACTTAAGTGGAAGTGCTCCAGAGCTGATGTAAGATGTGTGAAGAAAGGTATACTGAGTAATGACGTTGTGGTGGTAACTTACCATGCTTAATTTGAAAAGTCACTGCtttatatattctgtctttgctCACTCTTGATTTCTGCTACTTTGTACTGTACTGAGCTTTTTTGAACTTCTATGTAGGGAACCTCGGGGATTTGCATTTATTCAGTTTGTGGATTCTTATGAGGCCGCCGAGGCTCAGTATCATATGAATGGGAAGATTTTTGCTGGGAGGGAGATATCTGTGGTTGTTGCAGCAGAGACAAGGAAAAGGCCGGAGGAGATGCGGCAAAGGACTAGGGTTAGGTAGTTTCTGCTATTCTCTCTCATTCTCACTCTCTCGGTATCTTTCTTATTAACTTGGTTCTGTATGTTTGGAATACCAATTTCCTGTTTTACCTTTTTCAGAGAGCCATCAGATCATGGGGGAAGACGATCATCTTATTATGGTATGTTTCTTCTGACAGTACAAGTTATATTCATTATGAGTAacgctagggagactaaattttggaaactaaaggacatgtaagccaatgattggtttattacttgaGCGTTGATAGACGTGCtcatttctattggtgacacatcatttagtttgcaattttagtctttaaatttagtctccctagcattactctattcATTATGGTATGCTTTTTCTTGACCACCGGAAATCCAGGGCCATATGATTTGTTATATCTAGGATGCCATTTCTGTTAAACACTAATCACCATTCTGTACCTGATATGTCACAGGACGTTCACATTCTCGTTCACGCTCACCACGCTATCCATCAGGTTCTAGAAGTCGGTACCGCTCAAGGTAAGCTTTGAAGGTGGCGGATTTCCCTGATTTCATTTAATATTAGTTTTGGGACACCCAGTGATGCAGGTGGATGCATTGACAAATAACTTTCTCAGGTCCTATTCTCCTGTTCCAAGACGCCGAGGCGACTCTATTTCACCAAGCAGAAGGCGCCGAGACAACCCAAGATCACCCCGAGATCTTCCACCAGTGCGAGATGGTGATCGCAGACCCTATTCTCCAGGTTATGACAATGTTGCTGGACCAAATGACAACGGTGATGAGTATGACAAGTGAGTTTCCAATTGCTTCACTTTTCTAGCTTATACTGTAGGTCTCTCAGTATGCATTATCTTTTGGACGATGCCGTCATTATAAAGTGGTTGATTTTTATTTAGCATGCATCTGAACGTAATGCTGATCTTTTATGTTGGCCGTGCGTTCTTGTTATGCTGTTGTAGGAAACCTATGCGCGAAGAAAAGGACGGAAGAGATCACTGGAGGTCTCCTGATAGAGCATCAAGATCGCCATCGGGATCTAGGTCCAGATCTGCTGAGTTATCACCTGCGCGCAGCAGATGAGGAAAAAGGCTGTCGTGTGAATGTATCAACTTCGTTCAATGATGTttggaagatttttgaatttttcggGTTTGTAAGATCAGTATGATGTGCTTGAGTAGTAGGCTTGTGTGCGAACATTTGGAACAATTAAAACCTCGGTTTGGTGTCTTTGGACCGCGAAAGTTCTATGGTTTCATTTGATGCGTcttaaattgaaacaaataataataatattaattcGTACGCTGGTCAAATCCGCTGCTCGATTGATAGAAGCATGCTTATGTAATCAAGAAATTTGAAGAATGAGAAACTGAAAATGGCAATGTGGGTTCTATCAAGTAGAATATCTGTTCGAGCGCGGGTTGTACAGAATCATGGTTGTGCCACGAGAGACAAACACATGCTTGTACAGAATCATGTCGAGATATACAAGTATATGGTTGTGACACATGCTTGTACAGAATCATGTCGAGAAATACAAGTATAGGGTTGTACAAAATCATGTCAACGTCACGAGAGATATAGACACATGGTTGTGTGAATATTGATTGGGCAGAAACCTGATTGTGCTTTCATAGTTTTAGTAAAATTATTGTTAGCAGTATAATCTTCAGCGCAAAACACAATTTTGGTAAGTCACTTTGACCAGGGGCGGATCTACTTTGAGACAAGGTGGGTCATATGACCCCGAGCTTAGAAATCCTCAATGGAAGATTTGGGACCGTTGGTGcttccatttgaaatttgagatGCCATTGAAATATGCCCTCTAATTGCTCGACAAATTGCCTCTATAGACTATGAACATACTCATTTGGCATATGTTGGTATATGCTATTACGTTCAAAAAAATTTGCGCTGTCTTACTAACCCCTTCAATAATATTTTATAGATCCACCAGTTTTAACTAATTATGTCCATAAGCAAATGGATTATGAACATAACCCTAAACTTACATATAAACGAGAAAAACAAATATACTATGATGTAGTTGTATTCTTGTCGATGTTTTGGGTTGGAGAGGCCAAGCCCTTATTTTAATGTCAAGGTTGTCCGAGTCAAAAAGTGCACCCGCTTTGCCAAATCCATAGCGTATATTATTTGTTTTCTCCCCATAAATTCAAACGTGTATCCATAATCCACTTGAGGTTTGAGATAATAGGTGGCCTTGAGTTGACCGCCCGTCGTGGAAGAATCAACAGCCCTCTTTTTTGTATTATATATAACTTGGAATCCTTCGTTACAAATACGTCAAAGCATTCAACTCCATTGAAATTCCCCCATTTCTCagaagtgtgtgtgtgagagagagagagcgagagagagagagagagttagagagagaaagatggcaGTTGGGTTACTGGAGGTGAATCTTGTGAGTGCAAAGGGCCTCGGAGACACCGATTTATTCAGTAtaattttctctcctctttcttttctttcttttattagcAATATGTTGTTCAAATTAAAC
This region of Malus domestica chromosome 07, GDT2T_hap1 genomic DNA includes:
- the LOC103435148 gene encoding serine/arginine-rich SC35-like splicing factor SCL30 isoform X1; this translates as MRRYSPQYYSPPRRSYGGGGGGGGGRGRSPPRRRKEQNNGSLLVRNIPLDCRAEELRAPFERYGEVRDVYIPKDYYTGEPRGFAFIQFVDSYEAAEAQYHMNGKIFAGREISVVVAAETRKRPEEMRQRTRVREPSDHGGRRSSYYGRSHSRSRSPRYPSGSRSRYRSRSYSPVPRRRGDSISPSRRRRDNPRSPRDLPPVRDGDRRPYSPGYDNVAGPNDNGDEKPMREEKDGRDHWRSPDRASRSPSGSRSRSAELSPARSR
- the LOC103435148 gene encoding serine/arginine-rich SC35-like splicing factor SCL30 isoform X2, whose translation is MRRYSPQYYSPPRRSYGGGGGGGGGRGRSPPRRRKEQNNGSLLVRNIPLDCRAEELRAPFERYGEVRDVYIPKDYYTGEPRGFAFIQFVDSYEAAEAQYHMNGKIFAGREISVVVAAETRKRPEEMRQRTRVREPSDHGGRRSSYYGRSHSRSRSPRYPSGSRSRYRSRSYSPVPRRRGDSISPSRRRRDNPRSPRDLPPVRDGDRRPYSPGYDNVAGPNDNGDEYDKKPMREEKDGRDHWRSPDRASRSPSGSRSRSAELSPARSR